From one Anaerococcus prevotii DSM 20548 genomic stretch:
- a CDS encoding NADPH-dependent FMN reductase — MKIGLLVGSLRKGSFNRKLAEISKKIIDEGNEAEIIDISYLPFYNQDDDGANPIEEYTRIREELRKYDGYIFFTPEYNRSLAPSLKNVIDIGSRDPRGNLWDGKVAAVFSASMGSTGGAMGNHALRQSFVYVNLITMNQPEVYIPAIHTLFDKECNLVDDTRIFLEESTRSFVDFAKKHS, encoded by the coding sequence ATGAAAATAGGACTATTAGTAGGTTCCCTAAGAAAGGGATCGTTTAACAGAAAGCTTGCAGAGATTTCAAAAAAGATTATAGATGAAGGAAATGAAGCGGAGATCATAGATATATCCTACCTTCCCTTCTACAATCAAGATGATGACGGGGCAAATCCAATAGAGGAATATACAAGGATTAGGGAAGAGCTTAGAAAATATGACGGATACATCTTTTTTACTCCAGAATACAATCGCTCCCTTGCACCAAGTCTTAAGAATGTAATAGATATAGGAAGCCGTGATCCAAGGGGTAACCTATGGGATGGGAAAGTAGCGGCGGTATTTTCTGCCTCCATGGGATCTACTGGAGGAGCTATGGGAAATCATGCTCTAAGGCAGAGCTTTGTATATGTAAATTTAATTACCATGAACCAACCAGAAGTTTATATACCAGCTATCCACACTCTCTTTGACAAAGAGTGTAATCTAGTAGATGACACTAGAATTTTTCTTGAAGAATCTACCAGATCCTTTGTAGACTTTGCCAAAAAACACTCATAA
- a CDS encoding pirin family protein translates to MANRQVKSKVKGFRTKDGAGVSLVRVLSNQTIGEFDPILMLDSFDSTNPDDYTAGFPLHPHRGIETISYLSRGKMVHKDTLGNEDSITDGEVQWMNAGSGILHEEKVPAAERLLGVQLWLNLPKRDKFSKPYYHAIRSKDIEEIKINSGKIRLLTGEFEDHKGFRGEHLPLDYYDIHLEKFGEISLETGEDDSVMVFTLLGQITIGDELIEEKTAAKLTNGDRVTIKNAGDFAQVLFIRTKALNEPVAWAGPIVMNSEEELEEAFKDLREGQFIRDDLEFDD, encoded by the coding sequence TTGGCAAATAGACAAGTAAAAAGCAAAGTAAAGGGATTTAGAACAAAGGATGGGGCTGGAGTAAGCCTGGTAAGGGTTCTGTCAAACCAAACTATAGGTGAATTTGACCCAATTCTCATGCTAGATTCCTTCGACAGTACAAATCCAGACGATTATACGGCAGGCTTTCCCCTCCACCCACACAGGGGAATAGAGACAATTTCCTACCTATCTAGGGGGAAGATGGTCCACAAGGATACCTTAGGCAATGAAGATTCTATCACTGACGGGGAAGTCCAGTGGATGAATGCAGGAAGCGGAATCCTTCATGAGGAAAAAGTCCCTGCAGCCGAAAGACTTTTGGGAGTTCAGCTTTGGCTTAATCTTCCAAAAAGAGATAAGTTCTCCAAGCCTTACTACCACGCCATAAGGAGTAAGGATATAGAAGAAATCAAAATTAATAGCGGAAAAATTCGTCTTTTGACAGGGGAGTTTGAAGATCATAAGGGATTTAGGGGAGAGCATCTTCCTCTCGATTATTATGATATTCATTTAGAAAAGTTTGGAGAAATAAGCCTAGAGACTGGGGAAGATGATTCGGTTATGGTCTTTACCCTTCTTGGACAGATTACTATCGGAGATGAATTGATAGAAGAAAAGACTGCCGCTAAGCTTACAAATGGAGATAGGGTCACAATCAAAAATGCTGGAGACTTCGCTCAGGTCCTCTTTATCAGAACAAAAGCCCTAAATGAGCCAGTAGCTTGGGCTGGACCAATAGTGATGAATAGCGAAGAAGAACTAGAAGAAGCCTTTAAGGATTTAAGAGAAGGCCAATTCATTAGAGATGATTTAGAATTTGATGATTAA
- a CDS encoding MarR family winged helix-turn-helix transcriptional regulator, whose protein sequence is MEKDKLKILIGLHKNVKELDRRTLDIGRRYGLSFSQFMVLEALYSKGNLSIGEVREAILSSVGTISLVVKNLEKMGYVKRKTDENDKRISILSLTDEGRAVIEKVIPENEAMIYDYMKDLSEEETATLLSLLKKLGANIGK, encoded by the coding sequence ATGGAAAAAGATAAGCTAAAGATACTCATAGGCCTTCACAAAAATGTCAAGGAACTCGATAGGAGGACACTAGATATAGGAAGGAGATACGGACTCTCCTTCAGTCAGTTTATGGTCCTAGAAGCCTTGTATTCTAAGGGAAACCTATCTATAGGAGAGGTGAGAGAGGCAATTTTATCAAGTGTGGGGACTATTTCTCTCGTAGTTAAAAATCTTGAGAAGATGGGCTATGTAAAAAGAAAGACAGATGAGAACGACAAGAGGATTTCTATCCTATCCCTAACCGATGAGGGAAGGGCTGTGATAGAGAAGGTCATCCCGGAAAATGAGGCGATGATATATGATTATATGAAGGACTTAAGCGAAGAGGAAACAGCAACTCTTCTTAGCCTTCTAAAAAAATTAGGAGCAAATATTGGCAAATAG
- a CDS encoding PqqD family protein yields the protein MKLDLGKIPKKNVDYDYDEESKIYTILMVHTGLNHRLAQKIWHKPKITRVRLEGMGNTVWEAINGQNSIEDIGEILKEIYGEKAEPLYERLGQYLRHLEKNKFIKY from the coding sequence ATGAAGCTTGATTTAGGGAAAATCCCAAAGAAAAACGTGGACTATGACTATGATGAGGAAAGTAAAATCTATACCATCCTCATGGTCCACACAGGCCTAAACCACAGACTTGCCCAGAAAATCTGGCATAAGCCTAAAATTACAAGAGTAAGGCTAGAAGGAATGGGAAATACAGTCTGGGAAGCCATAAACGGGCAAAATTCCATAGAAGATATAGGAGAAATCCTAAAGGAAATCTACGGAGAAAAAGCAGAGCCCTTATACGAAAGGCTTGGCCAATACCTAAGACATTTAGAGAAAAATAAATTTATAAAATATTGA
- a CDS encoding OPT family oligopeptide transporter: MKKEKEIEKLREFTPLAVVLGVIIAIVFGAANAYLGLRVGLTISASIPAAVISMGIVRKILKRDSILENNLVQTIGSAGESLAAGAIFTLPAAFLWEAEWGDSHYISYLNILMLTLIGGVLGIIFMIPLRRALIVKEDGILPYPEGRACAEVLKAGEAGGQDSSVVFKGLGLASIYKFLANGLKVFPEGVSYEISTKNFGGTALGFDALPALMGVGYIVGPKIDAIMLSGGILAWLVLMPLLHAFGPAEIASLSPSDLWSNYIRYIGAGAVATGGIISLIKSLPMIIKSFKDSIKDLKGRDSSQSKDRSDADISMKTSIILVIIAIVLMFMMPSSPLNFFGALIIVIFGFFFATVSSRMVGIIGSSNNPVSGMSIATLLIATLLLRLTGFVGHDGMIAAISIGTIICVIAAIAGDCSQDLKTGYIVGASPRYQQIGELIGVLASSLAIGGVLWILNKSIGFGTKDLPAPQAMLMKMIVEGVMNNDLPWNLVFVGSFIAIMVELLGVTVLPFAIGLYLPINTSLGIMFGGLVRIAVDKIKASKEEKKDAETRGTLYSAGLIAGEGIMGIILAVFALIPVKGKTLADLINISDKFSLSQEASVVIFVLLGILIYSKARGALKKGKNEA, from the coding sequence TTGAAAAAAGAAAAAGAAATTGAGAAACTTAGAGAATTTACTCCCTTGGCTGTAGTCTTGGGAGTTATAATAGCCATAGTATTTGGTGCTGCCAATGCTTATTTGGGACTTCGTGTAGGTCTTACCATATCTGCATCAATACCAGCGGCTGTTATTTCTATGGGTATAGTTAGAAAAATCTTAAAGCGTGATTCTATACTCGAAAACAACCTCGTTCAAACAATAGGATCTGCGGGAGAGTCTCTTGCAGCAGGAGCCATCTTTACCCTTCCAGCAGCCTTCTTGTGGGAAGCAGAGTGGGGAGATAGTCACTATATATCGTATTTAAATATTTTGATGTTGACCTTGATTGGGGGAGTATTGGGTATTATCTTTATGATTCCTCTAAGAAGGGCACTTATCGTTAAGGAAGATGGAATCTTACCATATCCTGAAGGAAGAGCCTGCGCAGAAGTACTTAAGGCAGGAGAGGCAGGAGGACAAGACTCAAGCGTAGTATTTAAGGGCTTGGGCCTTGCTTCTATCTATAAGTTTTTGGCAAATGGACTTAAGGTCTTCCCAGAAGGGGTAAGCTATGAAATATCTACTAAAAACTTTGGAGGAACTGCCCTTGGTTTCGATGCCCTTCCAGCCCTTATGGGTGTAGGCTATATCGTAGGGCCTAAAATCGACGCTATAATGCTTTCAGGAGGAATCCTTGCCTGGCTTGTACTTATGCCACTGCTTCACGCCTTTGGCCCAGCAGAGATAGCAAGTCTTAGCCCATCTGACCTATGGTCAAACTACATCAGATATATAGGAGCAGGAGCTGTTGCTACTGGAGGAATTATATCTTTGATCAAGTCCCTTCCTATGATTATTAAATCCTTTAAGGATTCTATTAAGGACCTTAAGGGCAGAGATTCATCCCAGAGTAAGGATAGATCTGATGCTGATATTTCTATGAAGACATCCATAATTCTTGTAATCATTGCAATAGTATTGATGTTTATGATGCCTTCTTCACCACTGAACTTCTTTGGTGCCTTGATTATAGTAATATTTGGTTTCTTCTTTGCTACAGTTTCATCAAGGATGGTAGGAATAATAGGATCTTCAAATAACCCTGTATCAGGAATGTCCATAGCGACTCTCTTAATTGCAACCCTTCTTCTAAGACTAACAGGCTTTGTAGGCCATGACGGAATGATAGCGGCGATATCTATAGGAACTATAATTTGTGTAATAGCTGCTATAGCAGGAGACTGCTCACAAGATTTAAAGACAGGTTATATAGTAGGAGCAAGCCCAAGATACCAACAAATCGGCGAGCTTATAGGAGTTCTCGCCTCATCCCTTGCCATAGGTGGAGTTTTGTGGATACTAAACAAATCTATAGGTTTTGGAACAAAGGACCTTCCAGCTCCTCAAGCCATGCTTATGAAGATGATAGTAGAAGGAGTTATGAACAATGACCTTCCTTGGAACTTGGTATTTGTAGGAAGCTTTATAGCTATTATGGTAGAGCTTTTGGGAGTAACAGTCCTACCTTTTGCTATAGGCCTTTACCTACCTATCAACACATCACTTGGAATAATGTTCGGTGGTCTTGTAAGAATCGCTGTAGATAAGATCAAGGCAAGTAAGGAAGAGAAAAAGGATGCAGAGACAAGAGGAACCCTCTACTCAGCAGGTCTTATTGCTGGAGAAGGAATCATGGGAATAATTCTAGCAGTCTTTGCCCTAATTCCTGTCAAAGGCAAGACTCTGGCAGATCTTATCAATATCTCTGATAAATTTTCCTTAAGCCAAGAAGCCTCTGTAGTGATATTTGTCCTACTAGGCATACTAATCTATAGCAAGGCAAGAGGAGCCTTAAAGAAGGGCAAAAATGAAGCTTGA
- a CDS encoding hemolysin family protein: METGPYHSLITTLSIILLLFINGVFTAIHTGLISLNTSKLEEDSLNGDEKAGSVLKILSNQDRLNQSFEIANIIFSLLTIAYFAKRLREVSYDGYFWGGILSERWVTIVAIVVYTILKLIFVDKIPQRIGVRFPMEITKMATGITKLIMVLTRPIVAFTTAVTNLFMNIFGIEAKNIQKQVTGEQIKSIVQIGEDQGILRPMESKMIHSIMAFDDLLAEEIMTARTDVFMIDINDKDKEYLEEFVKIKHARIPVYDGEVDNILGIVYTKDFLLEATKVGLKNVEIKEIIRPAYFAPDKIETDKLFSDMQKKHIHMAILIDEYGGFSGVVTMEDLIEEIVGDIDDSYDYDIPEIKENGRDVFVVKASVGIKDLNEKINIGIDEDNENYDSLGGFIIDRLGYIPEEDSKLSFDYNGYEIKILYIEDNRIKAVRIRKLKNKEDKED; encoded by the coding sequence ATGGAAACTGGACCCTACCATAGCTTGATCACAACGCTTAGTATAATATTGTTGCTTTTTATAAATGGAGTATTTACAGCAATTCATACAGGACTTATTAGCCTTAACACATCAAAGTTAGAAGAGGATTCTCTAAATGGAGATGAGAAGGCAGGATCTGTCCTTAAGATTTTATCAAATCAGGATAGGCTCAATCAATCCTTTGAAATAGCAAATATAATATTTTCTCTTTTAACCATAGCTTACTTCGCAAAAAGGCTTAGAGAAGTGAGCTATGATGGGTATTTTTGGGGAGGAATCTTATCAGAAAGATGGGTGACTATAGTAGCTATAGTGGTGTATACCATTCTTAAGCTGATATTTGTAGACAAAATTCCCCAAAGAATTGGTGTAAGATTTCCAATGGAGATTACCAAAATGGCTACGGGAATCACTAAGCTTATCATGGTTCTTACAAGACCTATTGTGGCCTTTACTACAGCTGTGACTAATTTATTTATGAATATATTTGGCATAGAGGCTAAAAATATACAAAAGCAAGTTACAGGCGAGCAGATTAAATCAATTGTCCAGATAGGTGAAGATCAGGGAATCCTAAGACCCATGGAGTCTAAGATGATTCATTCCATAATGGCTTTCGACGACCTACTTGCAGAAGAGATTATGACAGCAAGGACTGATGTCTTTATGATCGATATAAATGATAAGGACAAGGAGTATCTCGAAGAGTTTGTCAAGATAAAGCATGCGAGAATTCCAGTCTATGACGGGGAAGTAGATAATATCTTGGGCATTGTTTATACCAAAGACTTCCTCCTTGAGGCGACAAAAGTAGGGCTTAAAAATGTAGAGATCAAGGAAATCATAAGGCCTGCCTACTTTGCACCAGATAAGATAGAAACCGACAAGCTTTTTTCCGATATGCAGAAAAAACATATCCATATGGCGATTTTGATAGACGAATACGGTGGATTTTCTGGGGTTGTCACAATGGAAGATTTGATAGAAGAAATTGTAGGGGATATAGATGATTCCTACGACTATGATATTCCAGAAATCAAGGAAAATGGCAGAGATGTCTTCGTAGTCAAGGCTTCTGTAGGTATCAAGGACCTAAATGAGAAGATAAATATAGGTATCGATGAAGATAACGAAAACTACGATTCCTTGGGAGGTTTTATTATAGACAGGCTTGGCTATATACCGGAAGAAGACTCCAAGCTGTCCTTTGATTACAATGGTTACGAGATCAAAATCCTCTATATAGAAGATAATAGAATCAAGGCTGTTAGGATTAGAAAATTAAAAAATAAAGAAGATAAAGAAGACTAG
- a CDS encoding Na+/H+ antiporter NhaC family protein, protein MENKKSKPALVFAILAIGLSIYISKTGVDTYSSIWSLFPPVVAIFIALFTKEVFSSLFLGITIGAILGSKGSVAKFLDNIVSEGFIESISQTSGIYIFLVVLGIMVVLINYSGGSRAFGKWAHSKIKNRKQSQIATFFLCIMLFIDDYFNCLTSGSVMKPIIDSHKVSRAKLAYIIDATAAPVCMIAPISSWAAAVSGYAESGTYSGIELFVKAIPFNFYSLLTLFFVVCIIAFNNDYGPMKDYEQKAQTTGDISIRKEELIDHSKVNREGAVIDLVFPILVLIVSCVLSLINVGGFFDTASPYYHDFVNAFANTDSSIALAMGSIVALIISIIFFVVRKVISFEKSMDSVSEGFSSMVSAILILTMATSLKNISNELLGSTNFVGGLMENAASGLSSFLPVVIFVVAIFLAFATGTSWGTFGILIPIVVSMFDSHDPIFLIAISATLSGSVCGDHLSPISDTTIMSSTGAGCVHLDHVKSQLPYGLTVAAVASIAYIIAGFTHSFVLPLAFGIIVILSLMFVLKKRA, encoded by the coding sequence ATGGAAAATAAAAAATCAAAACCGGCCCTAGTCTTTGCTATATTGGCTATAGGTCTCAGTATATATATTTCAAAAACAGGAGTGGATACCTATTCTAGTATCTGGTCCTTATTTCCACCAGTCGTAGCTATTTTTATAGCTCTTTTTACTAAGGAAGTTTTCTCTTCCTTATTTTTGGGGATAACAATAGGAGCGATCCTAGGATCTAAAGGTTCTGTTGCAAAATTCTTAGATAATATCGTAAGCGAAGGCTTTATCGAATCGATCTCACAGACTTCAGGAATCTATATTTTCCTTGTAGTTTTGGGAATAATGGTAGTTCTAATAAACTATTCTGGAGGATCACGTGCCTTTGGTAAATGGGCCCACTCCAAGATTAAGAACAGGAAACAATCACAGATTGCGACATTTTTCCTTTGCATTATGCTTTTTATAGATGATTACTTTAATTGTCTAACAAGTGGGTCTGTGATGAAGCCAATTATAGATTCTCACAAGGTATCAAGGGCTAAGCTTGCCTACATAATCGATGCAACAGCAGCCCCAGTTTGTATGATAGCACCTATATCTTCATGGGCTGCGGCAGTTTCAGGTTATGCAGAATCAGGAACTTACTCAGGAATAGAACTTTTTGTAAAGGCAATTCCCTTTAACTTCTATTCTCTTTTAACCTTATTCTTTGTAGTTTGTATAATTGCTTTTAATAATGACTACGGTCCAATGAAAGATTATGAACAAAAGGCCCAAACGACAGGGGATATCAGTATCAGAAAGGAAGAGCTAATCGATCATAGCAAGGTAAATAGAGAAGGGGCTGTAATAGACTTAGTCTTTCCAATCCTAGTCCTTATAGTATCTTGTGTACTAAGCTTAATCAATGTGGGAGGATTTTTCGATACTGCAAGTCCTTACTATCACGATTTTGTAAATGCCTTTGCTAATACTGACTCATCTATAGCCCTTGCTATGGGTTCCATTGTGGCCTTGATCATATCCATAATATTTTTTGTGGTAAGGAAGGTAATATCATTTGAAAAGTCAATGGACTCAGTATCAGAAGGATTTTCATCAATGGTATCTGCTATATTAATCTTAACTATGGCGACAAGCTTAAAAAATATTTCAAACGAGCTTCTAGGATCTACCAACTTTGTTGGAGGTCTTATGGAAAATGCAGCAAGTGGCTTAAGCTCGTTCCTTCCTGTAGTTATATTTGTTGTTGCAATATTTTTAGCCTTCGCTACAGGAACAAGTTGGGGGACTTTCGGTATACTAATACCAATAGTTGTGTCCATGTTTGACTCTCATGATCCTATATTTTTAATAGCTATATCTGCAACTCTTTCAGGATCAGTTTGTGGAGACCACTTATCTCCAATATCAGATACGACTATAATGTCATCAACTGGAGCAGGTTGCGTTCACCTAGACCATGTCAAAAGCCAACTGCCTTATGGTTTGACTGTAGCAGCAGTAGCATCGATTGCCTATATCATAGCAGGCTTTACCCATTCTTTTGTTCTTCCTTTAGCCTTTGGGATTATAGTTATCCTAAGTCTTATGTTTGTCTTAAAAAAGAGGGCTTAG
- a CDS encoding V-type ATP synthase subunit D: protein MARLKVTPTRMNLNTLKERLATSKRGYKLLKDKQDELMRQFLELIRKNKKLREEVEKELEDSFSDFLIASAFMSPEFMEEAVSFPTQKLGVDISIKNVMSVRIPKMEFKVEENENASMFPYGYAETSAGLDKALKGLNEVMNRLLELAELEKTTQLMADEIESTRRRVNALEYRTIPDLEETIKYIRSKLEENERATISRLMKVKDIIAEQK, encoded by the coding sequence ATGGCAAGATTAAAAGTAACGCCAACGAGGATGAATCTAAATACCTTAAAAGAGCGACTTGCTACGAGTAAACGTGGCTATAAGCTACTAAAGGATAAGCAAGATGAGCTTATGAGACAGTTCTTGGAGCTTATTAGGAAAAATAAAAAACTAAGGGAAGAAGTAGAGAAGGAATTAGAGGATTCATTTTCAGACTTCCTTATAGCAAGTGCTTTTATGAGCCCGGAATTTATGGAGGAAGCGGTGAGCTTTCCTACTCAAAAACTTGGCGTTGATATAAGTATCAAAAATGTCATGAGTGTAAGAATTCCCAAAATGGAATTTAAGGTCGAAGAAAATGAGAACGCCAGCATGTTCCCATACGGCTATGCAGAAACATCAGCAGGGCTTGATAAGGCTCTAAAGGGACTCAATGAAGTTATGAATAGGCTCCTTGAGCTTGCTGAGCTTGAAAAGACAACCCAGCTTATGGCAGATGAGATTGAAAGCACAAGAAGAAGGGTAAATGCCCTAGAATACAGGACTATCCCAGATCTTGAAGAGACAATCAAATATATAAGAAGCAAGCTAGAAGAAAACGAAAGAGCTACTATATCAAGACTAATGAAGGTCAAAGATATTATAGCCGAGCAAAAATAA
- a CDS encoding V-type ATP synthase subunit B: MLKEYKTVSEVVGPLMLVQGVEGVSFDELVDIEMQTGERRRGRVIEIAEDRAMVQLFEGSTGINLKSTSVRFLGRPLELGVSEDMIGRAFNGLGEPIDDGPAIIPEEKRDVNGTAINPVSRDYPSEFIQTGISTIDGLNTLVRGQKLPIFSGNGLPHNQVAAQIARQARVLSDDEGFAVVFAAIGITFEEAQFFMNDFRKTGALDRSVLFMNLADDPAIERLSTPKMALTAAEYLAFEKDMQVLVIMTDMTNYAEALREVSAARKEVPGRRGYPGYLYTDLSTIYERAGKLRGKPGTITQIPILSMPEDDITHPIPDLTGYITEGQIILNRELYNQGIEPPVSILPSLSRLKDKGIGKGKTREDHADTMNQIYAAYASGVDARELQKILGDSALSDADLAFAEFAKEFEERYINQGYYTNRTIEDTLNLGWELLKIIPKSELKRIDDKLIEKYLD; the protein is encoded by the coding sequence ATGTTAAAAGAATATAAAACAGTTTCTGAAGTAGTTGGCCCTCTTATGCTCGTTCAAGGAGTAGAGGGTGTTAGCTTTGATGAGCTTGTAGATATAGAAATGCAAACAGGCGAACGCCGCCGTGGTCGTGTAATAGAGATTGCGGAAGACCGTGCCATGGTCCAACTTTTCGAAGGATCTACAGGTATCAACCTTAAATCAACTTCAGTAAGGTTTTTAGGAAGACCTCTTGAGCTTGGTGTATCAGAAGATATGATAGGCCGTGCCTTCAATGGTCTAGGAGAGCCAATCGATGATGGCCCTGCTATAATTCCTGAAGAAAAACGTGACGTAAATGGTACAGCTATAAACCCTGTATCAAGAGACTATCCATCAGAGTTTATCCAAACAGGAATCTCAACTATAGATGGACTAAATACCCTAGTTCGTGGACAAAAGCTTCCGATATTTTCTGGTAACGGTCTTCCACATAACCAAGTAGCTGCCCAAATTGCAAGACAAGCGAGAGTTTTGTCAGATGATGAAGGCTTTGCGGTTGTATTTGCAGCTATCGGTATAACATTCGAAGAAGCACAATTTTTCATGAATGACTTTAGGAAAACTGGAGCTTTAGACAGATCTGTCCTATTTATGAACCTTGCAGATGACCCAGCTATAGAGCGTCTATCAACACCAAAGATGGCTCTTACAGCAGCAGAATACCTTGCCTTTGAAAAGGATATGCAAGTTCTTGTAATCATGACAGATATGACCAACTACGCAGAGGCCCTTCGTGAGGTATCAGCTGCTCGTAAGGAAGTACCAGGACGTCGTGGATATCCAGGTTATCTTTATACAGACCTTTCAACAATATATGAAAGAGCTGGAAAGCTACGTGGAAAGCCAGGAACAATTACACAAATTCCAATTCTTTCCATGCCAGAAGATGATATCACCCACCCAATCCCAGACCTTACAGGATATATTACAGAAGGCCAAATCATCCTTAACAGAGAGCTTTATAACCAAGGAATTGAGCCACCTGTATCAATCCTTCCATCCCTATCAAGACTTAAGGATAAGGGTATAGGAAAGGGCAAGACTAGGGAAGACCATGCGGATACAATGAACCAAATCTATGCAGCCTACGCATCAGGAGTTGATGCAAGAGAGCTTCAAAAGATCTTGGGTGATTCTGCTCTATCAGATGCAGACCTTGCTTTTGCTGAGTTTGCCAAAGAATTCGAAGAAAGATACATCAACCAAGGTTACTACACTAACAGAACCATAGAAGATACCCTAAACCTAGGTTGGGAGCTTCTAAAAATTATACCAAAATCAGAGCTTAAGAGAATTGACGATAAGTTAATTGAAAAATATTTAGATTAG
- a CDS encoding V-type ATP synthase subunit A — protein sequence MNKGKITKVSGPLIEASGLSDANIYDVVEVSKDKLIGEIIEMRGDVASIQVYEETTGIGPGDEVVSTGHPLSVELGPGMLEKMYDGIQRPLEKLQDLAGEFLERGVTSTALDREKTWEFNPTASVSDKVESGDILGEVEETSVITHKIMVPIGISGTIKDIKAGEFTVDETIAIIETEDGDKEVSMLQKWPVRQARPSRRKIDPDEPLITGQRVIDTFFPVAKGGTAAIPGPFGSGKTVVQHQIAKFADADIVIYVGCGERGNEMTDVLNEFPELIDPKTGESIMKRTVLIANTSNMPVAAREASIYTGVTLAEYFRDMGYNVAMMADSTSRWAEALREMSGRLEEMPGDEGFPAYLASRIADFYERAGKVEVLGSRNDIGSLSVIGAVSPPGGDLSEPVTQATLRIVKVFWGLDYDLSYQRHFPAINWLSSYSLYQDKMDKYIDSEVDEEFSKNRKRSMSLLQQESGLQEVVRLVGRDALSDDDKLKLDVTKSIREDYLQQNAFHDVDTYCSLRKQDKMLATILYNYDKSLEALSAGVELEEIEKLPVREKITRLKLISEDDLGNIEEIRSEIDKQIEELIREA from the coding sequence TTGAATAAAGGTAAAATTACAAAGGTATCTGGACCATTGATAGAAGCTAGCGGCTTATCTGACGCTAATATCTACGATGTGGTTGAGGTATCAAAAGATAAGCTCATCGGCGAAATAATTGAGATGAGAGGTGATGTTGCCAGTATCCAAGTCTACGAGGAAACAACAGGAATAGGCCCTGGAGACGAAGTAGTCTCTACTGGACATCCTCTTTCAGTAGAACTTGGACCAGGAATGCTTGAGAAGATGTACGATGGGATCCAAAGACCTCTTGAGAAACTTCAAGATTTAGCAGGAGAATTCTTAGAAAGAGGTGTAACAAGCACAGCCCTTGATAGGGAAAAGACTTGGGAATTTAACCCAACAGCAAGTGTTTCTGACAAGGTTGAATCAGGCGATATCCTAGGCGAAGTTGAAGAGACTAGTGTTATCACCCACAAGATCATGGTTCCAATCGGCATATCAGGAACAATCAAAGACATCAAAGCTGGCGAGTTTACAGTCGATGAAACAATAGCAATAATAGAAACAGAAGATGGCGATAAAGAAGTAAGTATGCTTCAAAAATGGCCAGTAAGACAGGCTCGTCCCTCAAGAAGGAAAATCGACCCAGATGAGCCACTTATTACAGGTCAAAGAGTTATAGATACCTTCTTCCCAGTTGCTAAGGGCGGTACAGCAGCAATACCTGGACCATTCGGTTCTGGTAAGACTGTAGTCCAACACCAGATAGCAAAGTTTGCCGACGCTGACATAGTAATCTATGTAGGTTGTGGTGAGCGTGGAAACGAGATGACTGATGTACTTAACGAATTCCCTGAGCTTATAGATCCAAAGACAGGCGAATCAATCATGAAACGTACAGTTCTTATAGCAAACACTTCAAACATGCCAGTAGCAGCCCGTGAGGCAAGTATCTACACAGGAGTTACCCTTGCAGAATACTTTAGAGATATGGGCTATAACGTAGCTATGATGGCAGATTCTACATCTAGATGGGCAGAAGCTCTCCGTGAGATGAGTGGTCGTCTTGAAGAGATGCCAGGAGATGAAGGATTCCCAGCTTATCTTGCAAGTAGGATCGCAGACTTTTACGAAAGAGCAGGAAAGGTTGAAGTTTTAGGATCAAGGAATGATATAGGTTCCCTATCAGTAATAGGAGCAGTAAGCCCTCCAGGAGGAGACTTATCAGAGCCTGTTACCCAAGCGACCCTTCGTATAGTTAAGGTCTTCTGGGGACTAGATTACGACCTATCTTACCAAAGACACTTCCCAGCTATAAACTGGCTATCATCTTATTCACTCTATCAAGACAAGATGGATAAGTATATAGATAGTGAAGTTGACGAAGAATTCTCCAAAAACAGGAAGAGATCTATGAGTCTACTCCAACAAGAATCAGGACTTCAAGAAGTAGTAAGGCTAGTAGGACGTGACGCCCTATCTGATGACGATAAATTAAAACTTGACGTTACCAAGTCAATCAGAGAGGACTACCTCCAACAAAACGCCTTCCACGACGTAGATACTTATTGTTCACTAAGAAAGCAAGATAAGATGCTTGCTACTATTCTTTACAATTACGATAAGTCACTAGAAGCCTTATCCGCTGGGGTAGAGCTAGAAGAAATTGAGAAACTTCCAGTTCGTGAGAAGATTACAAGACTAAAACTAATCTCAGAAGATGACTTAGGAAACATCGAAGAGATTAGAAGTGAAATTGATAAGCAAATTGAAGAGCTTATAAGGGAGGCATAA